The Psychrobacter sp. 28M-43 genome segment AAGCACTTGATAGTGATTGGCATATCAAAACCATTAAGCTGACGGTGCCACGTTTGCACGACAGTCGCCATTTAATTGAAATGTCTGCCAAAGACAGTTGAACCATAAATACTTCGCAGTCATGAAACAGGTACGGTTTTTTGTGAAACACAGTTTACGTCTGTATCTAAATGACATAGTATTTAAAAGCATTTAAAATGCTCGACCGTAAACTGAGTATTTTCGACCATAAGTTGCTTATTTTTAAATACTGAGCGAGCGTCGCTGTATAAGATTGAACAAAAATAATCGTACCAACCGAGTCAAAAGTAATAGACCCTAATAAAATTGAGTGAGTGTATGGAAATCATAGCAATTGCGAATCAAAAAGGCGGTGTGGGTAAAACCACAACGGCAGTAAATTTGACCGCCAGCTTGGCTGCTAAACGCAAGCATGTACTGCTGATTGACTTAGACCCACAAGGCAATGCGACCAGTGGTACAGGCGTTGATAAAAACGAGTTGGATCTTACCATAGCGGACGTTTTGCTAGATGGTGTCGCGTTGTCTGAAGCAATTGTTACTAGTCCTGCAGGGTTTGATGTCATTGGTGCCAATCGCGATTTGGCTGGCATGGACATTACCTTAATGAGTAAGACAGATAGTCATGAACTGTTCAAAACTGCGATGGCTGAGTTGGTTAACGATCAGGTATCCACACAAAAACAGCCATACGATTATGTGATTATCGATTGTGCGCCTAGTTTGAATCTACTGACGATTAATGCGTTGGTTGCTACGGATAGTGTGATTATCCCTATGCAGTGTGAGTACTATGCACTAGAAGGGTTGGCTGACTTATCGCAAACGATTGAACGTCTTACAGAGTTGAACCCTCAGCTATACATTCGCGGTGTGGTTAGAACGCTATTTGATGCGCGTAACACGCTTGCCCGTGATGTATCTACTGAGCTAGAAGCGCATTTTGGCGATATCATGTACAAGACTCATATTCCAAGGAATATTCGCTTAGCAGAAGCTCCCGCGCATGGCTTACCAGTTATTGCATACGAGAGATGGTCAAAAGGTGCACGCGCGTATCAAAAGCTTGCCGCTGAAGTGATGAAACAAAGCAACTAGTTTCTATCTAAAGTTCTTACAAAGGATTTTTAGATAAAAAGCGTCACTGATCAGCACAGTGAATGAATAGCATAAGTATAGAACACTTAACATTGTATTTAGTAAGCCGCATCATTAATCAATTGGCTTTTATTTTAGCGTTAGAGGATAGGTAATCATGGCGAAGAAAAGAGGGTTGGCTGCTAATCGAGGCTTAGATGCCTTATTAGGGTCAATCAAAAAAGAAAAGCAAATTACCGCCTCTGCCTTGCAAGACGACATGGTGGCGCGTGAAAATGCTACGCCAGATGCTAATGTGCTTGTAGATACTAATGCGCCTGTAAATACTGTGTCTACGGATATAGCGCCTGATATCGCTCCTACAAAAGCCAGTAAAAAATCATCTGCGAAGACTACTGATAACGATGCTGCTAGTGAGAATAGCACTCGCGCGCCACGTTCATCACGTACTACTAGCAAGGCGTCGCTCAATAAATCGCGTGGCAATAGTGCAGATACGAGCGCAACCGAAGATCAGATTAGCCTTGTGCAGATCGATGTCACACGCTTGCAAGCAGGTAAGTACCAGCCTCGTCGTGATATGAGTGAGACAGCACTTGCAGAATTGGCGTCTTCTATCGAGCAGCATGGCGTGATGCAGCCTATCGTTATCCGTCCACTGTTGGCAAATGAGGATAAGAGTGAAGCATTTGTCACTCACGAAATTATCGCTGGTGAACGCCGCTGGCGCGCAGCAAAAATGGCAGGAAAAGCAGTTATCCCTGCGATTGAGCGCGCTTTATCCGACGAGTTGGCGATTGCCCTAGCATTGATTGAAAACATCCAGCGTGAAGACTTATCAGTGATTGAGCAGGCAGCGGCGTTGCAGCGCTTTCATACGGAGTTTGGTATGAGTCATGCCATGATCGCTGAAGTCGTCGGCAAGGCGCGTACGACAGTATCGAATCTACTTCGTTTAAATCAGCTGCATGATAAAGTAAAAGACCATTTAGCCAACAGTGCGCTAGATATGGGTCATGCTCGTACGCTTTTAGCATTGTCCTCTGAACAGCAACCTATCATCGCGCAAAAGATTATCGATGGCGGTATGACCGTGCGAGAAGCTGAAAAGTTGGTCAAATCAATCTTGCAGCCAGCGCCCAAAATCAATCGTGCTGAACAAGCACAATCTCGTGATGTAGAGCGTTTGACCCAAAGATTGACAGACATGCTTGGTGCTGAAGTCAAACTAAAGCATAAAAAAGATGGTCAAGGTAGTGTTGAGATATTTTTCCGCAATCAAGATCAATTAGCTGCGTTGATTAAACATATAGAAGCTCAAGCTTAATAACGTTTGCGAATTAGCCGTATCTATCCAGATGCTAAGTCGCCTCTGAACATTTATTTTTGCAAAAATATGGAAGAGAGTGGGTATGTGGGAGTTGGTAAAAGCAGGTGGCTGGCTAATGACACCTATCGTGGTCTGTTCTATATTGGCTTTGGTTATCATCATTGAACGTAGCCATACGCTACAGTTTAACAAAGTCGCTCCTAGCAGGTTGCGCGAACAACTAATAACTCGTTTACGTGAAAATGGCGATATTGGTCGCACACAGTTGATGAATGTAAAAGAAAAGACGGCACTTGGCGATATCTTGGCAACGGGGTTGCTATATCGTCAGTACGGGCTAGAGTCGATGACAATGCACATGCAAAACCGTGCCAGCGTCCAAGTTCATCAGTTAGAGAAAAACATCAATATGTTAGGTACTATCGGTGCGATAGCGCCGTTGCTTGGCCTATTAGGTACGGTACTAGGAATTATCTCTTCATTCTTAGCGATTACCGATGGCGCAATGCAAGATCCGACGATGCTAGCCGCTGGCGTGTCACAGGCACTAATCACTACCGCTGCTGGTATGATTGTTGCTATCCCTGCGCTGGTTGCTTATCGTTATTTTCAGCGCCGTATCATTGATATTAATGCTCAGTTTGAGACTCAAGCAGGGCTTATGATTCAAGAGCTGTATGATTATCATTTGCTTGCTAGTGCGCAGCCATCTACAGCTTCTAGCCGTCTGTCAATAGAAGATAGTATTGTGCAAGAACGTTCATTCGGTGGGTTGGATTCGGATAAGACTAGCATAGCGGCAATGTAGTCAATGCGGTTTTAAAGAATAGAAATCTTGAGCCTATACATGGTAGCTGAATTAAAGAGATTGATATGCGTTTTAGAAAACCAACGGTTGAACCACTTGAAATTAATCTAACACCGATGATTGATTGTTTACTGTTTTTGATAGTGTTTTTATTACTTGCTACTTCATTTAATCACTTTAGTCGTTTAAATATTATCCTTCCTGAAGCGGAAGGTGTCGCACTGACAGAACAAAACAACAGTATCGAAGTAGCTGTGCAAGAAGATGGTAGCTATTTGGTCAACGGCATTACACTTGCTAGTAGCAATGAGGCTGAACTGACCAGTATGTTGCAGCAAGAGGCGGGCAGCAATCGCGATATGTTATTTGTCATTGCAGCGGATGCCAATGCGACTCATCAGTCTGTGGTACGAGTGATGGATATCGCTGGAAAGCTCGGATTTTTGAATTTAAACATCAGTACAGTGGTACCACTTGGCCAAACGCTGCCGCAATAACAGATATAGTCTTATCATCATAAAACTGTGTAAAACACAGCCCATTCATACCACGATACCCAAATTGAGGCTTTTATGAGCCAAGCTTATTTACCTGACTCTAAAAAATCTTCTGATAAAAATGCATCGGCAGTATCGCCCGTTACGCCTAAGAGTAAGACACTATTACGCTTATTAAGGTATTTAAAGCCTTATTGGTGGGCATTGCTATTGACGGCGTTAGGTTTTGCGATTAATGCAGGGACAGAGATTTGGACTGCCAAGCTTCTGCAATATATTACTGATGCTATCAATCAGAATGATCGAAGCAAACAAACCTTATTTCCGCTATTGATTATATTGCTATTCTTTGTGCGCGGGGTTGGTAGTTTTTTGGGTAACTATTACTCTGCATTGGTCTCACGCAACTTAGTCTATGAGCTACGTGTAGAAGTTTTTAATAAGTTACTGCGCTTGCCTAGTTCATTTTATTTGGCCAATCCAGCAGGTACGATTTCATCGAAATTGATATTTGATGTTGAACAGGTCACGGCCGCCAGTACAGACTCAATGAAGACTTTGCTGCGTGATGGTTTGACCGTTGTCGCATTGATTGGTTTTTTGTTTTATAGCAATTGGCGTCTAACGCTTATTTTATTTGTTGTCTTGCCACCAATACTATGGCTGGTACGTATTGCATCAAAGCGCTATCTTAAGCTCTCAAAAGGTATCCAAGAGACGATGGGTAATGTCAGTCACATTACCAATGAAGTCATCGGCGGCTATCAAGTGGTCAAAAACTACGGCGGTCAATCATACGAGTCAGCACGCTTTGACAAAACATCTAAGAAAAACCTACGCCAAGGTATGAAGGTGGTTGTTACCAATAGTATTAATACGCCAGCCGTACAGCTGTTGATGGCGATTGCGATGGCCGTTGTCGTCTGGCTTGCGTTGCGACCTGCAGTAATAGATGATATTTCAGCAGGTGAGTTCATCTCCTACATTGCAGCAGCAGGTTTATTAAGTAAGCCTGTACGTTCGCTGACTGATATTAATCAGAAGCTGCAAAAAGGTCTGGCTGCTGGTGAGTCGATTTTTGCACTACTTGATGAGCCAGAAGAAGAAGACACAGGCACAATCAGTAAAGCGCTATCAGGGCAAATGTCGTTAGACAATATCAGCTTGGTATATCCAGATTCGACGGTGGCTCTACGTGACTTTACCTTGAATATCAAAGCAGGCGAGACAGTTGCATTAGTAGGGCGAAGTGGTGCGGGCAAGTCCTCACTAGTCAATTTATTAACACGTACTCTAGAGACGTCTTCAGGACAAATCACATTAGACGGTATGCCTATTGAAGACATTAAGTTAGAGAGTCTGCGTGCCCAGATTGCGATGGTGAACCAACAAGTAGTATTGTTTAATACCACTGTATTTAATAATATTGCTTACGGCAGCCTAGCTGATAAGACTCAAGCTGAGGTTGAACAAGCCGCAAAAGATGCCTTCGCTCATGACTTTATTATGAAAATGCCAAACGGTTATCAAAGCGAAATTGGTGCTGAAGGGTTGCAACTATCTGGTGGTCAGCGTCAGCGATTATCGATTGCTCGCGCGTTGCTAAAAGATGCACCGATTCTAATTTTAGATGAAGCCACCAGCGCACTTGATAATGAGTCTGAGTATTATATCCAGCAAGCACTCGATAATGTGATGAAAGACCGTACTACATTGGTCATTGCCCATCGACTGACTACTATTGAATCAGCAGACCGTATTGCTGTGATGGATGGCGGCCAGATTGTTGAATTAGGAACGCATAATGAGCTAATGCAGCTACAAGGCCACTATGCGCAAATGTATGCTCGAGATTTCGAGTAGTCAGTTTAGAAGTTTTTAGCCAATTTTTATGCAGCCATGAACCAATAAGATAAGCGACATTGATTAATGAGTATTGAGACGACAGTCACCCGCGCATGGCAACGTCAAGCTGTTTGGTTGTGGTTGTTGTTGCCTATCAGTTGGTTATACGGCTTCATTACCTTATTGCGTCGTCAGGCTTATAAGGCTGGGCTATTATCAAGCTATCGAGCACCTATTCCCGTGATGGTCATTGGTAATATTAGTGTGGGCGGTAGTGGTAAGACGCCGTTGATTATCGCTCTGGTCAACTACTTACAAAAAAAAGGCATAAAAGTAGGGGTAATCAGTCGCGGATATGGCGGTGATACGAGTCAAATGCCTGCATTGGTTAGTGCTACCAGCTTACCTCATGTAGTAGGAGATGAGCCGTGTTTGATTGCTCATATGACAGGCGCTACTATGGCAGTGTGCCCCAATCGCCAACAAGCGATTGCTACTCTATTAAAGGCAGAGCCTGATTTGCAATTGATTATTGCAGATGATGGGTTGCAGCATTATGCACTACAGCGTGATATTGAATGGATTGTGGTAGATGCCGCCCGTGGGTTTGGTAACAAGCAGCTATTACCAACAGGTTTTTTGCGTGAGCCGATGTCACGATTAGAGGGTGCAAATGTTGTTTATCATGAAAAGCCAAGTACAGATTTAACTCGGACTTCTAGAAGTGGTAATAAGATACAGTCTACTGATCGTTTGACCATGCATTTGCAAGCTGGTGAGTTACAGCGCCTATGGAATCATACATCGAGCGCAGCTCAACTTAATAGTGTTAAGCCTACTAATAACAGCCGCGTCCATGCTGTCAGTGGTATCGGTTATCCACAGCGGTTTTTTGATACCTTAGAATCTATTGGCTTTGAGGTCATAGGGCATCCTTACCCTGATCACTATGATTTTAGTTTGGCTGAGCTTTTACAATATGGTGATTATCCTATCATCGTAACCAGTAAAGATGCGGTAAAAATCAACGCATTATTGGCAGACTATACAGCGACACAAGCACTCAATGATGAGTATGTAGAACTTGTCAGTAGACTATGGGTATTGCCAGTGACGGCTGTATTATCTGAGAATAGTTACCATAATCTAGATGCACAGCTAAAGGCGCTAGGGGTTCGCATCGACCATGATATAAATACGTCAGCCTCATTATAAACATCAGCCAATATTTTAAATCTCCGTACCACTTTTATAGGAATACGCCATGTCGTTCGCCACCACACCTGCCAAAACCCATATCGTGATTCCTGCACGTTTTCAAAGTACGCGCTTACCTGGTAAGCCATTGCTAGCTATTCATGGTAAACCGATGATACTTTGGGTAGCAGAAAAAGCGCAGACAGCAAGTTTTGCTGATGACATGTGTATAGCAACTGATGATGAGCAAATTGCAAAAGCTTGCACCGATGCAGGCTTTGATGTGGTTGTGACCAGTAGCGAGCATGCTTCAGGTACGGATCGTTTGGCAGAGGTAGCAGCTATCAAAGGTTGGGCTGACCACGATATTGTGGTGAATATGCAAGGCGATGAACCCCTTGTACCGCCATTGCTTTTGGAGCAAGTACAGGCGCTTTTGGTAGCGGATGAGGATAGCGTGATGGCCACACTTTGTGAGCCTATTGATGACTATGATACGTTCCAAAGACCATCGGTAGTAAAAGTAGTCAGCCAATTTGCTAATAACTTACAGCGTGCGCTTTACTTTAGCCGCGCACCGATTCCTTGTGATCGTGATGTTGTATTGGCTGATAATAACCAGATGCAGCCACCAAAGAACGCCTATCGCCATTTGGGTTTATACGCTTATCGTGTCAGTCTATTACAGCAGTTCGTAAACTGGCCACAAACGCCACTTGAGATACTCGAAAGCTTAGAGCAATTACGTGTTTTAGAAAACGGTCAGCATATCGCCATCGCAGAAGCTGCCTGTCAGCTACCAGCTGGCGTCGATACACAAGAAGATTTAGACCGTCTAAACGCGATGAGCTTAGATAACTTTCAAAACCCTACTAAGTAATAGTCTGAGCAAAGTTGCGTGTGATTCTAAGCTTCCTACGACGCTAAAGTATCGTTGTTGTGGCTATACCTGAAATACCTAATCAATGTGACAGAGCCATAACCATGAATAATTTGACAGGAAATATGGACGCACTAGATAACACAGACCGTATATATTTTGCGCCACTACTGCCATGGCAAAAAGTACTGTGGTTACAGTTGACCGAGCGCGTACTTAAGCAGCAGTCCTTGCCGCATGCATTGCTCGCTGCTGGTATGCAAGGTATGGGCAAACGCGCCTTTGTATGGCGATTGGTCGCTTGGCTATTATGCCGTGAGCGTGGTACACACCCACTAGGTGCTTGCGAAGTATGTGAGAGCTGTCAGTGGCTCAAGTCGGGAACTCATCCGAGCTTGCAAGTATTACCACTCGTTAGTATGCCTATCAGTGCCGAAAGCGATGCGCTTCAAGAAAAATCAAGCAGTACAAAAGATAAAAAAGGCGCTAAAGCTACTAGCAATAGCGCACTTAAGATCAAAGTAGATGATATTCGTGCTTTGCAGCCTTTTATTTATCAAGGCGGGCAAGGAATGCGCATCTGTGTATTAGATCACGCTGAAAAAATGACGGTGGCCGCTGCTAATGCGCTGCTTAAAACATTGGAAGAACCGCAAGCGCAGGTGCATCTGTTTTTGATTAGTGATACGCCTGCTCAGCTATTGCCAACGATTAAGAGTCGTGTTCAACAGTTAGCATTACAGACGATTGAGCCGACTGTTGCTGTCGATTATGTGACGCAGGCGCTAGGTCACACGATTAACCGCGAAGCCGTCGGTACCGCTGCGATTGAACAGTTGATACAATTGGCCAATGGTGCGCCGTTAGCTGCTATAGCTTTGGCACAAGCACCATGGTATAGCAAGCGCAGCCTATGGCTGACCACGTGGCAGGCATTACGTAGTGGTAAACGTAGTGGTGTGGCGGCAAGTGATTATTGGCAAGGTCAGCTTAATATTAAAGAGTTTATACAGCTGTCTGAGCTGATGCTCCTTGAGATACGCCGTGTCTGTTTGGGCCTTGTTGAACTACAAAAGGATGTCAATCTATCAACAGTATTGGCGACTTATCAGCCTACTGATAGCGGGTTAGAGGCATTTGCCAATAGCGTGCAGCAGACCAAAATCGCACTACAACAAAATGTGCAAGAAAAATTTGCCTATGATAAGCTAATGCAAGAGTTAGCAAGCTTATAGAGCCTTGCTTGAGCATTTAATTAGTGTTCGAAAATTTGCAATTGTTTTTAACTATATACTATCAATTATTTATATAAACATACTAAACCCAGTTGATGAAGGAAGCTGACTATGGCAATGCCAGGACGTGGCGGGATTTTAACCTGTCATTACGAAAGTATCGAAATGTTATATGCCAGCTATTTATCTTTTGTCAGTAATGGCGCTTTGTTTGTACCATCTGATAAACCTCAGCAATTGGGTGATGAAGTGTTTATTGCTATCACCCTACCTAACTCTAGTGAACGCCTACCAATGAATGGTAAGGTGGTTTGGATTAACTCTAAGAGTCAAGGCAGTCGCCCAGCAGGGTTTGCTGTGCAAATTGGTAGTGACGTCTCTGGTCAAAGAATCAAGAATGAAGTTGAGCGTTTGCTAGCTGGAAAAATCGATAGCTTGCAATCGACTTATACTATGTAGTATCTATTAATAACTAGGTAATAACTAAGTAGTATCTAGAAATCACACCTGTATCTTTAATAAGTTCGGCTGTGGTTTTTAACTTATAAATATAAAAAAAGCAGCCTTATTATTTAGTAAGGCTGCTTTTTTAGATCAAGTTTCTTTAAATTTTTATAGTAGTAGGCGCTAGTCGCTTAATAACGAGGCGGCACATACATATCATCGGGAATAGGTTCGCGGTAGTACTCATCATCGCGTTTGCGATTGGGTAACTCAATTTCGTCACGAGGCACTTCTTTGTAAGGGATTTGGTCGAGCAAATGGGCAATACAGTTCAGCCTAGCACGTTTTTTATTATTGCCTTCGACGACCCACCAGGGTGCTTCAGGAATGTGAGTGCGCTCAAACATGGTTTCTTTTGCTTTGGTGTAATCTTCCCAGCGTCGGCGCGACTGTAGGTCCATTGGTGAGAGTTTCCACTGCTTGAGCGGATCATATATTCGGCTCATAAATCGTGCATGTTGCTCATCATCAGTGATAGAAAACCAGTATTTTACTAAGCGAATGCCTGAGCGTACGAGCATACGCTCAAACTCTGGTACTGATTGAAAAAACTCTTCATATTGCGCGTCAGTACAAAACCCCATGACACGCTCAACACCTCCGCGGTTGTACCAACTACGGTCAAACAATACGATTTCGCCTGCTGCAGGCAAGTGGGCCACGTAACGTTGGAAGTACCACTGCGTTTGCTCGCGCTCAGTGGGAGCCGGCAGGGCAGCTACCCTGCACACGCGTGGGTTTAATCGTTGGGTAATGCGTTTAATGGCGCCACCTTTACCAGCAGAATCCCGCCCTTCAAAAATAACGACGATACGCTCACCGCGATCAACTACCCAATCTTGTAGTTTTATCAGTTCTCGCTGTAGTCGTACCAACTCTTGAAAGTAGGTGCGTCGATCCAGTTTTTCTTGCTCGCTCATCTCACGTCCGTTAAAACGAAAGTCACGTGCATAGTCATCTATTTCATTTTCTAGTTCTTCATCATATGTATCGATTAAGTCTTGGTGCATTTTTCGACGTAAATCATCATCAAGAATGTCTTTTTCGATGCGTTCAGTAAGAATGGCTTGTTCCTGATGGTACCGATCTAAATCCTCCTCAGTCGTTAGAGATTGAAAATCAGCGGTTGCAAGCGGTTCTGTCATCACCAGTTTTTCAGAGCCAAAAATGACTTGCCTCATTTTTCTTAATAAAATTTTTGTCTTACCCATAAATATTACCTTTGTTTTGCGTATCGGCTTTTTTAAGAGGCTACTATCTAGGTCGTTTCTATCATAGCAAAGTACAGACAATAAAAAATGCCCTTTAAATAAATTAAAGGGCATTTTTTTATTGATAGATATGTACTGATTAAAATAATAAGTCAGCGTATCTTTTTCACTTAAAAGTGACCAAGCTTATTTTTCTAGGATACAAGTCACGCCTTGACCACCTGCTGCGCAAATAGAAATAAGTGCGCGGCCTGAACCTTTTTGATCCAATAATTTAGCAGCAGTAGCTAAAATACGGCCACCAGTTGCTGCAAATGGATGACCTGCCGCTAGTGATGAACCGTTTACGTTTAATTTGCTACGATCGATAGAACCTAATGGTGCATCTAAGCCTAAGCGCTCTTCACAGAATTTCTCATCTTCCCAAGCAGCTAAGGTTGATAGTACTTGTGAAGCAAAGGCTTCATGAATCTCATAAAAGTCAAAGTCTTGTAGAGTCAGACCAGCGCGCTCAAGCATACGTGGTACCGCATAAGCTGGTGCCATTAGTAAGCCTTCTGTGGTGCCCGATTTACCAATAAAGTCTACCGCTGCAGTTTCTTGATGGACGATATAAGCAAGTGGTTTTAGGCCGTGCTCTTTTGCCCACTCATCAGTACCTAGTAGTACACAAGAAGCACCGTCAGTAAGCGGCGTAGAGTTAGCAGCAGTCATCGTTGGATTGGCGTTTTTTCTACCAAATACTGGCTTTAATTTACCCAGTTTTTCTAATGTAGTATCTGGACGCAAGTTGTTATCACGAGTCAGGCCTTTATATGGCGTGATCAAGTCGTCAAAGAAACCTTCGTCATAAGCGCGTGCTAGGTTTTGATGGCTGCTAAATGCAAGTTCATCCTGTGCTTCACGGCTGATATTCCATTCAAGCGTGGTAATCGCTTGATGATCGCCCATTGATAGGCCAGTACGTGGCTCACCATTTTGCGGTGAATCGATTAAGTCTTTTGGATTTAGACCCATTAGTGCTTTTAGACGTTGTT includes the following:
- the lpxK gene encoding tetraacyldisaccharide 4'-kinase codes for the protein MSIETTVTRAWQRQAVWLWLLLPISWLYGFITLLRRQAYKAGLLSSYRAPIPVMVIGNISVGGSGKTPLIIALVNYLQKKGIKVGVISRGYGGDTSQMPALVSATSLPHVVGDEPCLIAHMTGATMAVCPNRQQAIATLLKAEPDLQLIIADDGLQHYALQRDIEWIVVDAARGFGNKQLLPTGFLREPMSRLEGANVVYHEKPSTDLTRTSRSGNKIQSTDRLTMHLQAGELQRLWNHTSSAAQLNSVKPTNNSRVHAVSGIGYPQRFFDTLESIGFEVIGHPYPDHYDFSLAELLQYGDYPIIVTSKDAVKINALLADYTATQALNDEYVELVSRLWVLPVTAVLSENSYHNLDAQLKALGVRIDHDINTSASL
- a CDS encoding PilZ domain-containing protein encodes the protein MAMPGRGGILTCHYESIEMLYASYLSFVSNGALFVPSDKPQQLGDEVFIAITLPNSSERLPMNGKVVWINSKSQGSRPAGFAVQIGSDVSGQRIKNEVERLLAGKIDSLQSTYTM
- a CDS encoding ParB/RepB/Spo0J family partition protein → MAKKRGLAANRGLDALLGSIKKEKQITASALQDDMVARENATPDANVLVDTNAPVNTVSTDIAPDIAPTKASKKSSAKTTDNDAASENSTRAPRSSRTTSKASLNKSRGNSADTSATEDQISLVQIDVTRLQAGKYQPRRDMSETALAELASSIEQHGVMQPIVIRPLLANEDKSEAFVTHEIIAGERRWRAAKMAGKAVIPAIERALSDELAIALALIENIQREDLSVIEQAAALQRFHTEFGMSHAMIAEVVGKARTTVSNLLRLNQLHDKVKDHLANSALDMGHARTLLALSSEQQPIIAQKIIDGGMTVREAEKLVKSILQPAPKINRAEQAQSRDVERLTQRLTDMLGAEVKLKHKKDGQGSVEIFFRNQDQLAALIKHIEAQA
- a CDS encoding ParA family protein, with product MEIIAIANQKGGVGKTTTAVNLTASLAAKRKHVLLIDLDPQGNATSGTGVDKNELDLTIADVLLDGVALSEAIVTSPAGFDVIGANRDLAGMDITLMSKTDSHELFKTAMAELVNDQVSTQKQPYDYVIIDCAPSLNLLTINALVATDSVIIPMQCEYYALEGLADLSQTIERLTELNPQLYIRGVVRTLFDARNTLARDVSTELEAHFGDIMYKTHIPRNIRLAEAPAHGLPVIAYERWSKGARAYQKLAAEVMKQSN
- the ppk2 gene encoding polyphosphate kinase 2 codes for the protein MGKTKILLRKMRQVIFGSEKLVMTEPLATADFQSLTTEEDLDRYHQEQAILTERIEKDILDDDLRRKMHQDLIDTYDEELENEIDDYARDFRFNGREMSEQEKLDRRTYFQELVRLQRELIKLQDWVVDRGERIVVIFEGRDSAGKGGAIKRITQRLNPRVCRVAALPAPTEREQTQWYFQRYVAHLPAAGEIVLFDRSWYNRGGVERVMGFCTDAQYEEFFQSVPEFERMLVRSGIRLVKYWFSITDDEQHARFMSRIYDPLKQWKLSPMDLQSRRRWEDYTKAKETMFERTHIPEAPWWVVEGNNKKRARLNCIAHLLDQIPYKEVPRDEIELPNRKRDDEYYREPIPDDMYVPPRY
- a CDS encoding ExbD/TolR family protein; translation: MRFRKPTVEPLEINLTPMIDCLLFLIVFLLLATSFNHFSRLNIILPEAEGVALTEQNNSIEVAVQEDGSYLVNGITLASSNEAELTSMLQQEAGSNRDMLFVIAADANATHQSVVRVMDIAGKLGFLNLNISTVVPLGQTLPQ
- the kdsB gene encoding 3-deoxy-manno-octulosonate cytidylyltransferase, yielding MSFATTPAKTHIVIPARFQSTRLPGKPLLAIHGKPMILWVAEKAQTASFADDMCIATDDEQIAKACTDAGFDVVVTSSEHASGTDRLAEVAAIKGWADHDIVVNMQGDEPLVPPLLLEQVQALLVADEDSVMATLCEPIDDYDTFQRPSVVKVVSQFANNLQRALYFSRAPIPCDRDVVLADNNQMQPPKNAYRHLGLYAYRVSLLQQFVNWPQTPLEILESLEQLRVLENGQHIAIAEAACQLPAGVDTQEDLDRLNAMSLDNFQNPTK
- a CDS encoding MotA/TolQ/ExbB proton channel family protein, with the protein product MWELVKAGGWLMTPIVVCSILALVIIIERSHTLQFNKVAPSRLREQLITRLRENGDIGRTQLMNVKEKTALGDILATGLLYRQYGLESMTMHMQNRASVQVHQLEKNINMLGTIGAIAPLLGLLGTVLGIISSFLAITDGAMQDPTMLAAGVSQALITTAAGMIVAIPALVAYRYFQRRIIDINAQFETQAGLMIQELYDYHLLASAQPSTASSRLSIEDSIVQERSFGGLDSDKTSIAAM
- a CDS encoding acetyl-CoA C-acetyltransferase: MSNKNNHPDSPVVESTVVKATDTKSDTAKKEDAAENALTKDTSAKDTSAKETTSKKAVDEKVETTTAKKPAPAKKASETKPASNLNRVAILGGNRIPFARSNGSYADVSNTDMLTAALDGLVERYNLQGETVGEVVSGAVMKLSRDINLTREATLNTALNPHTPTYDISQACGTGLQATFASANKIALGLIDSAITGGVDTTSDAPIAVGDGLRKVLIKLGAAKDNKQRLKALMGLNPKDLIDSPQNGEPRTGLSMGDHQAITTLEWNISREAQDELAFSSHQNLARAYDEGFFDDLITPYKGLTRDNNLRPDTTLEKLGKLKPVFGRKNANPTMTAANSTPLTDGASCVLLGTDEWAKEHGLKPLAYIVHQETAAVDFIGKSGTTEGLLMAPAYAVPRMLERAGLTLQDFDFYEIHEAFASQVLSTLAAWEDEKFCEERLGLDAPLGSIDRSKLNVNGSSLAAGHPFAATGGRILATAAKLLDQKGSGRALISICAAGGQGVTCILEK
- the msbA gene encoding lipid A export permease/ATP-binding protein MsbA: MSQAYLPDSKKSSDKNASAVSPVTPKSKTLLRLLRYLKPYWWALLLTALGFAINAGTEIWTAKLLQYITDAINQNDRSKQTLFPLLIILLFFVRGVGSFLGNYYSALVSRNLVYELRVEVFNKLLRLPSSFYLANPAGTISSKLIFDVEQVTAASTDSMKTLLRDGLTVVALIGFLFYSNWRLTLILFVVLPPILWLVRIASKRYLKLSKGIQETMGNVSHITNEVIGGYQVVKNYGGQSYESARFDKTSKKNLRQGMKVVVTNSINTPAVQLLMAIAMAVVVWLALRPAVIDDISAGEFISYIAAAGLLSKPVRSLTDINQKLQKGLAAGESIFALLDEPEEEDTGTISKALSGQMSLDNISLVYPDSTVALRDFTLNIKAGETVALVGRSGAGKSSLVNLLTRTLETSSGQITLDGMPIEDIKLESLRAQIAMVNQQVVLFNTTVFNNIAYGSLADKTQAEVEQAAKDAFAHDFIMKMPNGYQSEIGAEGLQLSGGQRQRLSIARALLKDAPILILDEATSALDNESEYYIQQALDNVMKDRTTLVIAHRLTTIESADRIAVMDGGQIVELGTHNELMQLQGHYAQMYARDFE
- a CDS encoding DNA polymerase III subunit delta', which encodes MNNLTGNMDALDNTDRIYFAPLLPWQKVLWLQLTERVLKQQSLPHALLAAGMQGMGKRAFVWRLVAWLLCRERGTHPLGACEVCESCQWLKSGTHPSLQVLPLVSMPISAESDALQEKSSSTKDKKGAKATSNSALKIKVDDIRALQPFIYQGGQGMRICVLDHAEKMTVAAANALLKTLEEPQAQVHLFLISDTPAQLLPTIKSRVQQLALQTIEPTVAVDYVTQALGHTINREAVGTAAIEQLIQLANGAPLAAIALAQAPWYSKRSLWLTTWQALRSGKRSGVAASDYWQGQLNIKEFIQLSELMLLEIRRVCLGLVELQKDVNLSTVLATYQPTDSGLEAFANSVQQTKIALQQNVQEKFAYDKLMQELASL